Proteins from a genomic interval of Chloroflexota bacterium:
- a CDS encoding von Willebrand factor type A domain-containing protein, translated as MASNYSPDQDMEDTLRRHFASEADDLRAPTNLWDSLEDRLEPHPAPNPVTRIRRKILAAAKQNWLPVMVTGGAVAVAASAVLVAGNVGQGLQETEVVEKTVVVTEVREVIKEVPVETVVTKEVIKEVPVETVVTREVIKEVPVEAVVEKVVTQEVIKEVVKEVEVIREVPVERVVEKVVEVEKVVTQPRAEAMMPAPTAATTAAPPAAAEAAPALTVRPADTTFQDYGRQPFVATVDDAVSTFSLDTDRTSYHLALTWAQQGYDVEPDSVRAEEWINAFDYQYAQPADAWGFAITSDLVAHPLDERQHLVRIGFQAAEVADDRPLNVTLVLDASGSMGDGNRVDIARAAAEAIRRSLRPQDRVAVVHFTTDVIHHLTVEHSGPDDYSVESSIAQLAPHGSTNVQAGLNLGVQLAHQARLERPEANNYVILMSDGVANVDATNPFAILESAYDRNADNPLRLITIGVGINNYNDVLLEQLAQHGNGWYRYLNDAAQARATFSRASWLALSTPFADQTRAQVTWDPDVVKSWRIIGYENRVTSDASFAEDRKEFAELPSGAATTVFYEVELQDGVRGGDDLKLGRVELRWVVPETGQSRSQQVEVTGRSNLSFGSYEADPLLRLGGIVALAADRYSSLPRGADDGTAGVSTDLAILQEELRALAGPLGGLDAYRDFSFVLERMAERAYTQAPPEAPSGYSR; from the coding sequence ATGGCCAGTAACTATTCCCCAGATCAAGACATGGAGGACACGCTGCGCCGGCACTTCGCGTCGGAAGCCGACGACCTGCGCGCGCCCACGAACCTCTGGGATTCGCTGGAAGACCGTCTCGAACCGCACCCGGCGCCAAATCCGGTCACGCGCATTCGCCGCAAGATCCTCGCGGCTGCCAAGCAGAACTGGCTGCCGGTCATGGTCACCGGAGGCGCCGTAGCGGTTGCCGCGTCCGCGGTGTTGGTGGCCGGCAATGTCGGGCAGGGGCTGCAGGAGACGGAGGTCGTCGAAAAGACGGTCGTAGTCACCGAAGTCAGGGAGGTGATCAAGGAGGTCCCGGTCGAGACGGTTGTGACCAAGGAAGTCATCAAGGAGGTGCCGGTCGAGACCGTCGTGACGCGGGAGGTGATCAAGGAAGTCCCCGTCGAAGCTGTCGTTGAGAAGGTTGTGACTCAGGAGGTCATCAAGGAGGTAGTCAAGGAAGTCGAGGTCATTAGAGAGGTCCCGGTCGAGAGAGTCGTTGAGAAGGTGGTCGAGGTTGAGAAGGTAGTCACCCAGCCAAGGGCAGAGGCGATGATGCCGGCCCCGACAGCCGCCACTACGGCAGCGCCGCCGGCGGCTGCCGAGGCCGCACCGGCTCTCACCGTGCGACCGGCGGACACCACCTTCCAGGACTACGGGCGCCAGCCGTTCGTGGCCACCGTCGACGATGCGGTCTCCACCTTCAGCCTGGACACCGACCGCACGTCCTACCACCTGGCGCTCACCTGGGCCCAGCAGGGCTACGACGTCGAGCCGGACTCGGTGCGGGCCGAGGAGTGGATCAACGCATTCGATTATCAATACGCCCAGCCCGCCGACGCCTGGGGGTTTGCGATCACCAGCGACCTGGTGGCGCATCCGCTGGACGAGCGCCAGCACCTTGTCCGGATTGGCTTCCAGGCGGCGGAAGTCGCGGACGACCGTCCGCTGAACGTGACCCTGGTGCTCGACGCCTCCGGCTCGATGGGCGACGGCAATCGCGTGGACATTGCCCGCGCGGCGGCGGAAGCCATTCGCCGGAGCCTGCGCCCGCAGGACCGGGTCGCGGTGGTGCACTTCACGACCGATGTGATCCACCACCTCACCGTGGAGCACTCGGGCCCAGACGACTACTCGGTCGAGTCCTCGATTGCGCAGTTGGCGCCGCATGGCAGCACCAACGTGCAAGCGGGGCTCAACCTGGGGGTGCAGTTGGCCCACCAGGCACGCCTCGAACGACCGGAAGCGAACAACTACGTCATCCTGATGTCGGACGGGGTGGCCAACGTGGACGCCACCAACCCGTTCGCGATCCTGGAGTCGGCCTACGACCGAAACGCGGACAACCCGCTGCGACTGATCACGATCGGCGTGGGCATCAACAACTACAACGACGTGTTGCTGGAGCAGCTGGCCCAGCATGGCAACGGTTGGTACCGCTATCTCAACGACGCGGCCCAAGCGCGGGCCACGTTCAGCCGGGCGAGCTGGCTGGCGCTGTCGACGCCCTTTGCCGATCAGACACGGGCTCAAGTGACCTGGGACCCGGACGTGGTCAAGTCCTGGCGGATCATCGGCTACGAGAACCGGGTGACGTCGGATGCGAGCTTCGCGGAGGACCGCAAGGAGTTCGCGGAGCTGCCGTCGGGCGCGGCGACCACGGTGTTCTACGAGGTGGAGCTGCAGGACGGCGTGCGCGGTGGCGACGACCTGAAGCTGGGCCGGGTGGAGTTGCGCTGGGTGGTGCCGGAGACGGGCCAGTCGCGCAGCCAGCAGGTTGAGGTGACGGGCCGGAGCAACCTGAGTTTCGGCAGCTACGAGGCGGACCCGCTGCTGCGGCTGGGCGGCATCGTGGCGCTGGCGGCGGACCGCTACAGCAGCCTGCCGCGGGGCGCGGACGACGGCACGGCGGGTGTGTCCACCGACCTGGCGATCCTGCAGGAGGAACTGCGGGCGCTGGCCGGGCCGCTGGGCGGGCTGGACGCCTACCGGGACTTCAGCTTCGTGCTGGAGCGCATGGCGGAGCGCGCCTACACGCAGGCCCCGCCGGAAGCCCCCTCCGGCTACAGCCGCTAG
- a CDS encoding sigma-70 family RNA polymerase sigma factor, which produces MTDEQAVLRCQDGEREAFRHLVERYQDVLFGTAVLMTGNRAQAEEHVQEAFLAAWRGIQGFHSERPVKPWLVRILVNTVVSQRRRRAVSTVSLEYEREAEDAARPAEEIEAQHDRLAIREALAGLNPEQRQVVVLRFFAGLTVPQLAEATGVREGTVKSRLHRALGQLRDQLTTGDAREAYGHGQ; this is translated from the coding sequence ATGACCGATGAGCAAGCGGTCCTGCGTTGTCAGGACGGCGAGCGCGAAGCCTTCCGCCATCTGGTAGAGCGTTATCAAGATGTTCTCTTTGGCACGGCGGTCCTGATGACCGGGAATCGGGCGCAGGCCGAAGAGCACGTGCAAGAAGCCTTTCTCGCCGCCTGGCGGGGCATTCAGGGCTTCCACAGCGAGCGCCCGGTGAAGCCCTGGCTCGTGCGCATCCTTGTGAACACCGTCGTGTCCCAGCGCAGACGGCGCGCGGTCTCCACGGTTTCCCTCGAATATGAGCGTGAAGCCGAAGACGCCGCGCGCCCGGCCGAGGAGATCGAGGCGCAGCACGATCGCTTGGCGATTCGAGAAGCACTGGCGGGCCTCAATCCGGAGCAGCGGCAAGTCGTGGTGCTGCGCTTCTTCGCCGGCCTCACGGTTCCCCAGCTGGCCGAAGCCACCGGCGTGCGCGAGGGCACCGTGAAATCGAGGCTGCACCGCGCACTCGGACAGCTCCGAGATCAACTGACAACGGGCGATGCCAGAGAGGCGTACGGCCATGGCCAGTAA
- a CDS encoding type II toxin-antitoxin system VapB family antitoxin has product MRTTLNLDERLLNRAQHLTGIDGRTALVREGLRALIERESARRLARLGGSEPQLQAIPRRRASSG; this is encoded by the coding sequence GTGCGAACCACCCTGAATCTCGATGAACGGTTGTTGAACAGAGCCCAGCATCTCACCGGGATCGACGGAAGAACGGCGCTGGTCCGCGAGGGGCTGCGAGCCCTCATCGAGCGAGAAAGCGCCCGGCGCCTGGCGCGGCTGGGCGGAAGCGAGCCTCAACTCCAGGCCATCCCTCGCCGCCGAGCATCGTCTGGATGA
- a CDS encoding type II toxin-antitoxin system VapC family toxin — MTLVDTSIWVEHLRGAETRLSPLLHDNQVLVHPMVVGELACGHLRNRAAVLRLLGELPQAPVADDQEVLAFIEHHQLMGCGIGYIDAHLLAATALAASAHFWTIDQRLMKVAVDLGLSERRPD, encoded by the coding sequence ATGACGCTAGTCGATACGTCGATTTGGGTCGAACATTTGCGCGGCGCCGAGACGCGCCTTTCTCCACTTCTGCATGACAACCAGGTGCTCGTGCATCCCATGGTTGTCGGTGAGCTTGCCTGCGGACACCTGCGCAATCGGGCCGCGGTGCTCAGACTGCTGGGAGAGTTGCCCCAAGCACCGGTGGCGGACGATCAGGAAGTGCTTGCGTTCATCGAGCACCATCAACTCATGGGCTGCGGAATTGGCTACATCGACGCCCACCTGCTCGCCGCTACGGCGCTCGCGGCGTCAGCTCACTTTTGGACGATCGACCAGCGACTCATGAAAGTGGCAGTCGACTTGGGTCTCTCGGAGCGCCGACCGGACTAA
- a CDS encoding creatininase family protein yields MRFGDHTYEEIRELARGGCLAILPTGCTEQQGPHLPVDFDTWFAVQLCEAASERASRSFRINSLVLPAIPFGPTPEHRNYGAGYIDIPGKLHGDIVRAALESLAEQGFDRIVVWHGCGGHELSDTVREFNRTHRSESAAFLPRHPFNDIWRRIGDPAVSGGHADSFSTSIALHLRPASVRRDKIVDPAHGPVDWQDPDLDFARYSCTGVIGDPTHASAELGARLWEAAVDSVADTLRNIASSPPAASGT; encoded by the coding sequence ATGCGCTTCGGCGATCACACCTACGAAGAGATCCGGGAGCTGGCGCGCGGGGGGTGCCTGGCAATTCTTCCGACCGGTTGCACCGAGCAGCAGGGGCCGCATCTCCCCGTGGACTTCGATACCTGGTTTGCCGTGCAGCTCTGCGAGGCGGCATCCGAACGAGCCTCGCGCAGCTTTCGCATCAATTCGCTTGTACTGCCGGCCATTCCCTTTGGGCCGACGCCGGAGCATCGAAACTATGGTGCGGGCTATATCGATATTCCGGGCAAGCTCCACGGCGACATCGTTCGTGCCGCACTGGAATCCCTCGCCGAGCAGGGCTTTGACCGAATCGTCGTTTGGCACGGGTGCGGCGGCCACGAACTGAGCGACACAGTCCGGGAGTTTAACCGGACGCACCGGAGCGAATCGGCGGCCTTCTTGCCCCGTCATCCGTTCAATGACATTTGGCGCCGTATTGGTGATCCGGCAGTGTCCGGTGGTCACGCCGACAGCTTCTCGACCTCGATTGCGCTCCATCTGCGCCCTGCATCCGTCCGCCGGGACAAGATTGTCGATCCTGCTCATGGGCCGGTTGACTGGCAGGATCCGGACCTAGACTTCGCGCGCTATTCGTGCACGGGGGTGATCGGCGACCCAACCCATGCCAGCGCCGAGCTGGGCGCCCGGCTATGGGAGGCCGCGGTCGACAGTGTGGCCGACACTCTGCGGAACATCGCGTCTTCTCCTCCGGCGGCCAGCGGCACCTAA
- a CDS encoding endonuclease/exonuclease/phosphatase family protein: protein MAVARAATASDAARRAPPAGLLAIACALLLGLQAIRVFTTHTVWLIGETSSREVLAIVVLGGFAATILAWPVIHGVGIQAASLWSLRLLAAGAAVGQISAVPGIDFVAGLVGVIALGWFLALLPALGTAAPLALAVALALDLTVRIGFITVDAPFAHDPAASAVVAIAVAIVALGAPAVARQGGRLPAWRDAWPLIGLGPGLVVFLILSGNMGQVIVGADIDFRSAGLALAAGAAVGIVWTSALIRAGPARARVLLGVAVLVFVAGFVLFDARLPLAGFGAAAVAAALPVMLVPLVPRTDGSDRVAPSVVSMTVGLLLLVMLLFVFYSFYGPGWVMWAAVIATALLGVGGSSKRSPEVEDVRRARRRGWQAPIAVAGLVLLPAAAVAGTAAPPDTGSSDSDGLRVVAYNIRQGFGVKGRFDLEAVARTLEDNPADVIALQEVGRGWVISGSADTLTWLSQRLDMPYVYGAGAGDLWGNATLTRRPMRSAVHHFDNPGRIPRGAVESEIDAPGRTYTVINSHLDHAVDGGPTREAQARTLLDIWGGRTHTVLAGDLNAEADERSMQLLWQVGFLDPDAGGPPTFPADGERIDYVLHTPDLAAVEVRRPITAASDHEPVWVKLTPHTLADVASR from the coding sequence GTGGCCGTAGCGCGCGCCGCGACGGCGTCGGACGCGGCTCGGCGCGCGCCGCCGGCGGGGTTGCTGGCCATCGCGTGCGCCCTGCTTCTCGGCCTCCAGGCGATCCGGGTCTTCACCACCCACACGGTTTGGCTGATCGGGGAGACGTCCAGCCGCGAGGTTCTGGCTATCGTTGTGCTCGGCGGCTTTGCAGCCACCATCCTGGCCTGGCCGGTCATCCATGGCGTTGGCATACAGGCGGCGAGCCTATGGTCGCTGCGACTGCTCGCGGCCGGGGCGGCCGTGGGACAGATTTCCGCCGTTCCCGGAATCGATTTCGTGGCGGGCCTCGTCGGCGTCATCGCCCTGGGGTGGTTCCTGGCGTTGCTGCCCGCATTGGGAACAGCGGCGCCTTTGGCTCTTGCCGTGGCGCTGGCGCTCGATCTGACGGTTCGCATCGGCTTCATCACCGTCGATGCGCCGTTTGCGCACGATCCGGCGGCGTCGGCGGTTGTCGCCATCGCGGTCGCCATCGTTGCGCTTGGCGCCCCGGCAGTTGCTCGTCAAGGAGGGCGACTACCAGCGTGGCGCGATGCCTGGCCGCTCATCGGGCTAGGTCCTGGGCTGGTGGTTTTCCTGATACTCAGCGGAAACATGGGCCAGGTCATCGTGGGCGCGGATATTGATTTCCGCAGTGCTGGCCTCGCGCTGGCTGCCGGCGCCGCAGTGGGCATCGTCTGGACTTCGGCGCTGATTCGAGCCGGGCCGGCTCGTGCCCGAGTCTTGCTTGGCGTGGCTGTCCTCGTATTCGTGGCGGGCTTCGTGCTTTTCGATGCTCGACTGCCGCTAGCCGGATTCGGCGCTGCCGCCGTTGCCGCTGCGTTGCCGGTGATGCTGGTTCCGCTGGTGCCGCGGACGGACGGCTCCGACCGCGTGGCGCCCAGCGTGGTGTCGATGACCGTCGGTCTTCTGCTGCTGGTAATGCTCTTGTTCGTGTTCTATTCCTTCTACGGACCTGGCTGGGTGATGTGGGCCGCGGTCATCGCCACTGCTCTCCTGGGAGTTGGCGGCTCGTCGAAGCGGTCGCCGGAGGTCGAAGACGTGAGGCGCGCGCGCCGCCGAGGCTGGCAGGCGCCGATAGCCGTGGCCGGATTGGTGCTGCTGCCGGCTGCCGCGGTGGCCGGCACGGCAGCGCCGCCGGACACCGGATCCTCCGATTCCGACGGGCTCCGCGTAGTCGCCTACAACATTCGCCAGGGATTCGGCGTCAAAGGCCGCTTCGACCTCGAGGCCGTGGCGCGGACGCTCGAGGACAATCCCGCCGATGTGATTGCGCTGCAGGAGGTGGGTCGGGGCTGGGTGATATCCGGTTCCGCGGACACGCTCACCTGGCTATCGCAGCGGCTCGACATGCCCTACGTTTATGGAGCCGGTGCGGGCGATCTCTGGGGCAACGCCACCCTCACCCGGCGGCCCATGCGCAGCGCCGTCCATCACTTCGACAATCCGGGACGGATTCCGCGCGGCGCCGTGGAATCTGAGATCGACGCCCCCGGCCGGACCTATACCGTCATCAACTCCCACTTGGATCACGCGGTAGACGGCGGCCCGACGCGCGAGGCTCAGGCCCGGACCCTGCTCGACATCTGGGGCGGCCGGACGCATACGGTGCTGGCGGGGGATCTGAACGCGGAGGCGGACGAACGGTCGATGCAGTTGCTATGGCAGGTTGGATTCCTCGACCCGGACGCCGGTGGTCCGCCAACGTTTCCCGCGGACGGCGAGCGCATCGACTACGTGCTGCACACCCCCGACCTTGCGGCGGTCGAGGTCCGCCGGCCGATCACCGCCGCCTCCGACCACGAGCCGGTGTGGGTGAAGCTGACGCCGCACACCCTAGCGGACGTCGCTTCTCGCTAG
- the argG gene encoding argininosuccinate synthase, producing MVVGDLVGKRMALAASGGLDSCTITRWLVEEGVGVVALTADLGQPDEANINDIPERMRAAGAEDAVLVDARDALARAGIEIIQTQAKYEGGYWNTTGIARHVTVQALLPEVQRRGITVFGHGATGRGNDQVRFQLVTNMLAPQVQVYAPWRDTEFLDLFPGRREMIVYCEREEIPIRATLDKPYSTDANLLGLTHEAGQLEELDTPAQFVRPEMGVFPHEAPDDGERVAIRFEQGVPTAIDGRPVTPREAIERANAIGGRHGVGIGLHVVENRFVGIKSRGVYEAPGMELLGTCYAYLQQLILDRRARAVFDQTSAQLARQVYEGYWFDLASSAMRRAVETFTTLTTGTIVVDVYRGHVAYASAHDVPHSLYSDASSMEGVGDFDHRDSEGFLGVLGVSARALSTQGHIDSDE from the coding sequence GTGGTTGTTGGGGATCTCGTTGGCAAGCGCATGGCGCTGGCCGCGTCCGGTGGTCTGGATAGCTGCACCATCACGCGCTGGCTCGTTGAAGAGGGAGTCGGGGTCGTCGCCCTCACGGCCGACCTGGGCCAGCCGGATGAGGCGAACATCAACGACATCCCCGAGCGCATGCGAGCCGCGGGCGCCGAGGACGCCGTTCTCGTCGATGCCCGCGACGCGCTGGCCCGCGCCGGAATCGAGATCATTCAGACCCAGGCCAAGTACGAGGGTGGCTATTGGAATACGACCGGCATCGCGCGGCATGTCACGGTGCAGGCCCTGCTTCCGGAGGTTCAGCGACGAGGCATCACGGTGTTCGGCCACGGCGCCACCGGTCGCGGCAACGACCAGGTGCGGTTCCAGCTGGTCACCAACATGCTCGCGCCCCAGGTTCAGGTCTATGCCCCGTGGCGCGACACCGAGTTCCTTGACCTATTCCCCGGTCGCCGGGAGATGATCGTGTACTGCGAGCGAGAAGAGATTCCCATCCGCGCGACGCTCGACAAGCCTTACTCGACCGACGCGAATCTCCTCGGACTGACCCACGAGGCCGGACAGCTCGAAGAGCTCGACACCCCGGCCCAATTCGTGCGACCGGAGATGGGCGTATTCCCGCACGAAGCGCCCGACGACGGTGAGCGCGTCGCGATTCGCTTCGAGCAGGGCGTTCCCACGGCCATCGACGGTCGGCCCGTGACCCCGCGTGAAGCGATCGAGCGGGCAAACGCCATTGGCGGCCGGCACGGTGTGGGTATCGGTCTGCACGTGGTGGAGAACCGCTTCGTCGGCATCAAGTCACGCGGGGTGTACGAGGCGCCGGGGATGGAGCTGCTTGGGACGTGCTACGCCTACCTCCAGCAGCTCATCCTGGATCGCCGCGCGCGCGCCGTCTTTGACCAGACTTCGGCGCAGCTCGCGCGACAGGTCTACGAGGGCTATTGGTTCGACCTCGCCAGCAGCGCCATGCGGCGGGCCGTGGAGACGTTCACGACGCTGACGACGGGCACGATCGTCGTCGACGTCTATCGGGGCCACGTCGCCTACGCCAGCGCGCACGACGTGCCGCACTCGCTCTACAGCGACGCCTCGAGCATGGAGGGCGTGGGCGACTTCGATCACCGTGACTCGGAAGGATTCCTCGGCGTGCTGGGCGTGAGCGCTCGTGCGCTGAGTACCCAGGGCCACATCGACTCGGACGAATGA
- a CDS encoding cupin domain-containing protein, whose amino-acid sequence MPFVDPTDHPEIELAPGARARTPYGDRVMLSRLELDEGSVVPLHQHPHEQAGMLLEGEMELTIGDETRLCRPGDMFIIPGGVLHRARTVKGPALVLDIFSPPREDYVELANRYIPKSD is encoded by the coding sequence ATGCCATTCGTTGACCCCACCGATCATCCCGAAATCGAGCTTGCCCCGGGAGCACGCGCCCGCACGCCCTACGGCGACCGGGTGATGCTGTCACGCCTGGAGTTGGACGAAGGCAGCGTGGTGCCATTGCATCAGCATCCGCACGAACAGGCCGGCATGCTGCTCGAAGGCGAGATGGAGCTGACCATCGGCGACGAGACGCGCCTGTGCCGCCCCGGGGATATGTTCATCATCCCCGGCGGCGTGCTCCATCGGGCGCGGACAGTGAAGGGTCCCGCACTGGTTCTCGACATCTTCAGTCCACCGCGTGAAGATTATGTCGAGTTGGCCAATCGCTACATTCCAAAGAGCGACTAA
- a CDS encoding DegV family protein has protein sequence MAVKIVTDSTAYLPQSLLDEHGIEVVPLHVHFGTDDYTDGVDITPTEFFTMLESRPEHPTTSQPAPAAVMDIYGRCGADGSAIVSIHLSAKLSGTLESARLASDQLPDVDVHLVRNDLPPIGVGLLAVEAAQAANSGASAEAVVELVNELGARTHVAFVVPTLEYLRRGGRIGGAQAFVGSILSFKPVLHVQDGEVQPVIRVRSFTKARRALVDYVRERAPKGLQSISVMHVGADDMYAALEADIQREFDVSAALLPGIEMGPVIATHTGRGAFGVAFIANP, from the coding sequence ATGGCAGTCAAAATCGTGACCGACAGCACGGCGTATTTGCCCCAGAGTCTTCTCGACGAGCACGGCATCGAAGTGGTGCCGCTGCACGTGCACTTTGGCACCGATGACTACACCGACGGCGTCGACATCACGCCGACTGAGTTCTTCACCATGCTGGAGAGCCGGCCCGAGCATCCGACCACCTCGCAGCCGGCGCCTGCTGCCGTCATGGATATCTATGGACGCTGCGGGGCGGACGGCAGCGCCATCGTGTCCATCCACCTGTCGGCCAAGCTGAGCGGCACGCTCGAATCGGCACGTTTGGCTTCGGACCAGCTGCCCGATGTGGATGTGCACCTGGTCCGCAACGATCTGCCGCCGATTGGCGTCGGTTTGCTGGCGGTCGAGGCGGCACAGGCCGCCAACAGCGGCGCCAGCGCCGAAGCGGTGGTGGAGCTTGTGAACGAACTGGGCGCGCGCACGCATGTGGCCTTCGTCGTGCCCACGCTGGAGTATTTGCGCCGGGGTGGCCGCATTGGCGGAGCCCAAGCCTTCGTGGGGTCGATTCTGAGCTTCAAGCCGGTGTTGCACGTGCAGGACGGCGAGGTGCAACCCGTCATCCGGGTGCGGTCCTTCACCAAGGCTCGACGCGCGCTGGTGGACTACGTCCGCGAGCGTGCACCGAAGGGCCTGCAGTCAATCTCGGTGATGCACGTGGGGGCGGACGACATGTACGCCGCGCTGGAGGCGGACATCCAGCGCGAGTTCGACGTGTCGGCGGCGCTGCTGCCAGGTATCGAGATGGGACCGGTGATCGCGACGCACACAGGCCGGGGCGCATTCGGCGTCGCGTTTATCGCCAACCCTTAG
- a CDS encoding ABC transporter permease → MATTDDVTVQQALEGGDAAPARSEWGLAWRRFIRNKAAIAGGVVLIAIAIVAILADVIAPHSLNYYNPVLFNSPPGEGGHLLGTDRVGRDVFTRVVHAPRISLRIGFLAVAIAATGGTFVGLVAGFVGGKVDWAISRVLDVMLAFPGILLAIVIVSTLGPGLNNALIALGIAAIPYYARVVRGATLSARELIYVRAARAVGMREARIMLRHVLPNVVSPIIIMATLGLASAIIAAAGLSFLGLGAEPPTPEWGLELAEGRRYLRTAPWVPMPHGIAIFITVMSLNLLGDGLREALDPQASAWTN, encoded by the coding sequence ATGGCAACGACTGACGACGTTACGGTCCAGCAGGCGCTCGAAGGCGGGGACGCGGCGCCCGCGCGCAGCGAATGGGGCCTCGCTTGGCGGCGATTCATTCGCAACAAGGCGGCCATCGCCGGCGGCGTGGTGCTCATCGCCATTGCCATCGTCGCGATCCTGGCCGATGTCATCGCGCCTCACTCGCTGAATTACTACAACCCGGTGTTGTTCAATTCCCCGCCGGGGGAGGGTGGGCACCTCCTGGGCACGGACCGAGTGGGACGCGACGTGTTCACGCGCGTCGTTCACGCGCCGCGCATCTCGCTGCGCATTGGATTCCTGGCGGTGGCTATAGCTGCCACCGGCGGTACGTTTGTCGGCTTGGTCGCCGGATTCGTGGGCGGCAAGGTCGACTGGGCGATAAGTCGCGTGCTGGACGTGATGCTGGCGTTTCCCGGCATCCTGCTCGCCATCGTCATCGTGTCCACGCTGGGACCCGGCCTCAACAACGCGCTGATTGCCCTGGGGATCGCGGCCATTCCCTACTACGCACGGGTCGTGCGCGGCGCCACGCTGTCGGCGCGTGAGCTTATCTACGTGCGGGCCGCGCGAGCCGTGGGCATGCGCGAGGCCCGCATCATGCTGCGCCACGTGCTGCCCAACGTTGTGAGCCCCATCATCATCATGGCGACGCTTGGCTTGGCGTCGGCGATTATTGCCGCCGCGGGACTGAGTTTCCTTGGCCTGGGCGCCGAGCCGCCAACTCCCGAATGGGGGCTGGAACTCGCCGAGGGCCGGCGCTACCTCCGCACCGCGCCGTGGGTGCCGATGCCCCACGGCATCGCGATATTCATCACCGTCATGTCGCTGAATCTGCTGGGCGACGGACTCCGCGAGGCCCTCGACCCGCAGGCCAGCGCCTGGACCAACTGA
- a CDS encoding ABC transporter permease codes for MGKYIAIRVLAAVPVLVGVLLIVFVLLRLIPGDPVSLLLESRGESSIFTSRIPLEAVEQLRDSYHLNDPIPVQFALYARDVVVGDFGRSFQTNQQVGDLIKELFPETLKLTMAGMGVALLVGLVSGIVSAIRHHTWVDYSGQVVAVFGVSVPDFFFGLVLIYIFAVNLRWLPALGQDRPEGMIMPAVTLGVSAAAIIARMTRSSMLDVMSRDFVRTARAKGLRESAVVIRHALKNSLIPVITIVGLQFGSLLTGAIVVEVVFTRQGLGFELVEAVQRRNYPVVQALVMLASLVYVAVNIIVDVLYTYIDPRVRLQT; via the coding sequence ATGGGCAAATACATCGCAATCCGGGTGCTGGCCGCAGTGCCGGTGCTGGTCGGAGTGTTGCTGATCGTATTTGTCCTCCTGCGCCTGATCCCCGGCGATCCGGTCTCCCTCCTCCTCGAGTCGCGCGGCGAGTCGTCGATCTTCACCAGCCGCATTCCGCTCGAAGCGGTCGAGCAACTCCGCGATTCCTATCACCTCAACGACCCAATTCCGGTGCAGTTCGCGCTGTATGCCCGGGATGTGGTGGTGGGTGACTTCGGCCGGTCGTTCCAGACGAATCAGCAGGTCGGCGATCTCATCAAGGAGCTGTTCCCCGAGACGTTGAAGCTCACGATGGCCGGGATGGGCGTCGCCCTGCTGGTGGGGCTGGTCTCGGGAATAGTGTCGGCGATCCGACACCACACCTGGGTTGACTATTCGGGCCAGGTCGTGGCCGTGTTCGGCGTGTCGGTGCCGGATTTCTTCTTTGGTCTCGTCCTGATTTACATCTTCGCCGTAAATCTTCGATGGCTGCCGGCCCTGGGGCAGGACCGGCCCGAGGGAATGATCATGCCGGCCGTCACGCTCGGCGTGAGTGCGGCCGCGATCATTGCCCGGATGACCCGCTCATCCATGCTCGACGTCATGAGCCGCGACTTCGTGCGGACGGCCCGCGCCAAAGGCCTCCGTGAGTCGGCGGTGGTGATTCGACACGCGCTCAAGAACAGCCTGATTCCGGTCATCACCATCGTTGGCTTGCAGTTCGGGAGCCTGCTGACGGGGGCAATCGTCGTCGAAGTCGTGTTCACCCGGCAGGGTCTTGGCTTCGAGTTGGTGGAAGCCGTGCAGCGCCGCAACTATCCCGTGGTGCAGGCGCTGGTCATGCTGGCGTCGCTGGTCTATGTCGCTGTCAACATCATCGTGGATGTGCTCTATACCTACATCGACCCGCGCGTGCGGCTTCAGACGTAG